One stretch of Pseudobdellovibrionaceae bacterium DNA includes these proteins:
- the ndk gene encoding nucleoside-diphosphate kinase, which produces MAMEKTFSIIKPNAVKKNALGDIISMFEANGLTVAAAKLTVIPKAKCEEFYAEHKARPFFGELVTFMTSGPVLLMCLSGENAVLKNREIMGATDPKKATVGTVRAKFGDSMGENAVHGSDSPASAERELAIFFNKEEICNG; this is translated from the coding sequence ATGGCAATGGAAAAAACGTTCTCGATCATTAAGCCGAACGCGGTGAAGAAAAACGCTCTGGGCGACATCATTTCGATGTTCGAAGCGAACGGTCTGACCGTCGCGGCAGCGAAACTGACCGTCATCCCCAAAGCGAAGTGCGAAGAGTTCTACGCTGAACACAAAGCACGTCCCTTCTTCGGTGAACTGGTCACTTTCATGACTTCGGGTCCCGTTCTGCTGATGTGCCTGTCGGGCGAAAACGCAGTTCTGAAAAACCGCGAAATCATGGGCGCGACGGATCCCAAAAAAGCGACCGTCGGTACCGTCCGCGCGAAATTCGGCGACAGCATGGGCGAAAATGCCGTTCACGGTTCGGACAGCCCCGCTTCGGCAGAGCGCGAACTGGCGATCTTCTTCAACAAAGAAGAAATCTGTAACGGTTAA
- a CDS encoding class I SAM-dependent RNA methyltransferase, whose protein sequence is MNRTFRKERARKPALSFQEPNSRFRDGEELEVTIEKLVWGGAGLARTDRGVIFVDFAAPGDVLRVKIDDVAKDYARARIQDILKPSVDRIDPKCPVFGRCGGCDWQHLTTEKQLATKIELLRESLERHADYRGPIEAIPSPKAWNYRNRIQVHLDAKGPYYHAKRSHQPVHMRDCPIAEDEINRQLRELKPLSATAGSTRVTAERLQLSSGQPPQPGIDAPLSFEFAQVNTAQNVQMVERVLHWAAHVEFERFFDLYSGSGNFSFPMSEKFPKARGTAVELNPLSVRSAQEEAQRRKWGRNRVEFFAGSVDALMPRLPVDENALVILDPPRAGLGKGVADLLSKTPAASILYISCDPPGLVRDLKRLMQNGKWKIHRLTAFDMFPQTAHLEVLTELRPIAPN, encoded by the coding sequence TTGAATCGAACCTTTCGCAAAGAGCGGGCCCGCAAGCCCGCTCTTTCATTTCAGGAACCCAACTCCCGTTTCCGCGATGGTGAAGAACTTGAAGTCACGATCGAGAAACTGGTATGGGGAGGCGCGGGTCTCGCCCGCACTGATCGCGGAGTCATCTTCGTGGATTTCGCCGCGCCCGGCGACGTTCTGCGCGTGAAGATCGACGACGTCGCGAAAGACTATGCTCGTGCGCGCATCCAAGACATCCTGAAGCCTTCCGTGGATCGTATCGATCCCAAGTGCCCCGTCTTCGGGCGCTGCGGCGGTTGCGACTGGCAGCACCTCACGACGGAAAAACAGCTCGCGACCAAAATCGAACTTCTACGGGAGTCACTCGAACGGCACGCCGATTACCGCGGCCCCATCGAAGCGATACCGAGCCCGAAGGCTTGGAACTACCGCAACCGGATCCAGGTCCACTTGGACGCGAAGGGTCCCTATTACCACGCGAAGCGCAGTCACCAGCCCGTACATATGCGCGATTGTCCGATCGCCGAAGACGAAATCAATCGTCAGCTGCGCGAGCTGAAGCCGCTGTCCGCCACCGCAGGGTCGACGCGGGTCACGGCCGAACGCCTCCAATTGTCGAGTGGTCAGCCCCCGCAACCCGGCATCGATGCGCCTCTCTCCTTCGAGTTTGCGCAGGTGAATACCGCCCAGAACGTGCAAATGGTCGAGCGGGTTTTACATTGGGCTGCGCACGTGGAATTCGAACGCTTTTTCGACCTTTATTCCGGCTCGGGGAATTTCTCTTTCCCGATGTCCGAGAAGTTTCCGAAAGCGCGTGGCACGGCCGTGGAACTCAACCCCCTGTCCGTTCGCTCCGCACAAGAAGAAGCCCAGCGCCGCAAGTGGGGCCGCAACCGCGTGGAGTTTTTCGCCGGTTCGGTCGATGCCTTGATGCCGCGACTTCCCGTCGATGAAAACGCGCTCGTCATCCTGGATCCTCCCCGCGCGGGCCTTGGAAAAGGCGTCGCGGATTTACTTTCCAAAACACCGGCCGCTTCCATTTTGTACATCAGCTGCGATCCCCCCGGCCTCGTGCGCGATCTCAAGCGCCTTATGCAGAACGGAAAGTGGAAAATCCACCGCCTGACCGCCTTCGACATGTTTCCGCAAACCGCGCACCTTGAGGTGCTGACGGAGTTGCGACCAATCGCGCCGAATTGA
- a CDS encoding tetratricopeptide repeat protein, whose protein sequence is MRIRHAILAICVVLLSGCSHLTREDEERSRLLLRMGVSQMEAGDYPNALRTMLEAEKLNPKDAVIQNNLGLAFFYRDRLDMSEKHLRLAVAARPDYTEAINNLGRILSERGKNAEAIAILSKAQGDLTYPKPAKISLNLGIAQFRHRQFDEAREQFRKTLEYGRDNCLAQNYLGRTFYETRDYKSASETLDRAVGFCKASQFDEPHYYSALAYYQLGQKEQAESRLEEVTKIYSQGKYTEQAKTLLETIRR, encoded by the coding sequence ATGCGTATTCGGCACGCCATTTTAGCTATTTGCGTCGTACTTCTCTCGGGCTGCAGCCACTTGACCCGAGAGGACGAAGAGCGTTCGCGCCTTCTTCTGCGCATGGGCGTTTCGCAAATGGAAGCCGGAGACTATCCGAATGCTCTACGCACGATGCTCGAAGCCGAGAAACTGAATCCGAAAGACGCGGTCATTCAAAATAATCTGGGACTGGCCTTCTTCTATCGTGATCGGCTGGACATGTCCGAAAAGCATCTTCGTCTGGCGGTCGCCGCGCGGCCCGATTACACCGAAGCGATCAACAACTTGGGACGGATCCTCAGTGAGCGCGGAAAAAATGCCGAGGCGATCGCGATTTTGTCGAAAGCCCAAGGCGATCTGACGTATCCGAAACCCGCGAAGATTTCGTTGAATCTGGGCATCGCGCAATTCCGCCATCGCCAGTTTGACGAAGCCCGCGAACAGTTCCGAAAAACGCTCGAATATGGACGCGACAACTGCCTGGCGCAGAACTATCTGGGCCGCACGTTCTACGAAACTCGCGACTACAAAAGCGCCTCCGAAACTCTCGATCGCGCCGTGGGCTTCTGCAAAGCCAGCCAGTTCGATGAGCCCCACTACTACAGCGCGCTCGCGTACTACCAGCTAGGCCAAAAAGAACAGGCCGAGTCGCGACTGGAAGAAGTAACGAAGATTTATTCCCAAGGAAAATACACCGAGCAGGCCAAGACGCTGCTCGAAACGATTCGGCGGTAA
- a CDS encoding helix-turn-helix domain-containing protein, whose translation MSEVGQKFKAEREKRGISIQEVGLSLKINPRVIAAIENGERESLPARTFLRGFVKSYAQFLRMDVKDIMDEFAREYGMENSGLPRVGATTGISNDVPAPTPASEANAAATEAAATTAPATSALPPQRSLSDSASIAKENIATESGFPVGKVILGVILFAAVVFLAKTVDKYQRERVLPEDATVVADPTADAPMTDVDETNLMVTSGTTANAGTGALEALTSVTGALTAATASTSSTPLATPTPAPSPTATPTPSPSPSPSPTATPTPTPTPTPTPTPKPSPSPSPTATPKPSPSPATAGGETLPRPVEVIIEANKSVRVRYDLGNGQWTTLDLNEGGIHTFRSKSPVSLDIADGAAVNLIVNGRDRGKPGPAGQSVQLRLRE comes from the coding sequence ATGAGTGAAGTCGGACAGAAGTTCAAAGCCGAGCGCGAAAAACGCGGAATCTCGATACAAGAAGTAGGTCTTAGCCTGAAGATCAATCCGCGCGTGATCGCGGCGATCGAAAACGGCGAGCGTGAATCCTTGCCCGCCCGGACATTTCTGCGCGGTTTCGTGAAGTCCTACGCGCAATTCTTGCGGATGGACGTCAAAGACATCATGGACGAGTTCGCACGCGAATACGGAATGGAAAACTCGGGCCTGCCGAGAGTCGGCGCGACCACCGGCATTTCGAACGACGTGCCCGCACCGACACCGGCCTCGGAAGCGAATGCCGCCGCCACCGAGGCCGCGGCGACGACCGCGCCCGCAACGTCCGCCCTGCCCCCGCAACGTTCCCTTTCGGACTCGGCGAGCATCGCCAAAGAAAACATCGCCACCGAATCGGGCTTCCCCGTCGGCAAGGTCATCTTGGGCGTCATCCTTTTCGCCGCGGTCGTTTTCTTGGCAAAAACCGTCGACAAATATCAGCGTGAACGCGTGCTTCCCGAGGACGCGACGGTCGTCGCCGATCCCACGGCCGATGCGCCCATGACCGACGTCGACGAGACGAACCTGATGGTGACTTCGGGCACGACGGCGAACGCGGGAACCGGCGCCCTCGAGGCGCTCACGTCCGTCACGGGGGCTTTGACCGCGGCCACCGCGTCGACATCTTCAACTCCGCTGGCGACACCCACGCCGGCCCCTTCGCCGACCGCGACACCGACTCCTTCACCGTCGCCGTCGCCCAGCCCCACGGCAACGCCGACACCCACACCGACTCCGACCCCCACGCCTACGCCCAAACCTTCCCCCAGTCCGTCGCCCACGGCGACGCCGAAGCCCTCACCGAGCCCCGCCACCGCGGGGGGCGAGACCTTGCCCCGCCCCGTGGAAGTCATCATCGAAGCGAATAAGTCCGTGCGCGTTCGTTACGATCTCGGAAACGGCCAATGGACCACCTTGGATCTGAACGAAGGCGGCATCCACACTTTCCGCAGCAAGAGCCCCGTCTCTTTGGATATCGCGGACGGTGCGGCGGTGAATCTCATCGTGAACGGTCGCGATCGCGGCAAGCCGGGTCCGGCTGGCCAATCCGTGCAGCTGAGACTGCGTGAGTGA
- a CDS encoding glycosyltransferase family 39 protein: MIWFAAFWTITLGLKIGLSLLLPLAPDEAYYWVWSQNPQLSYFDHPGMVAWLLNLGSVFSALPQGERIPAIVLNHSLLIVWFAILRRLWTPDLTKKWMWLVVASPFLGVGSILVTPDSPVLFFVSLAVLFFVEQQRSGRAYWSLLLGLSLGLGFCSKYHIVLLALSMLIYVALARKWKTIRAQDWALLIVGGLIGCAPVLIWNAQNEFMSFRFQLNHGLGKSEWRPHWTGDYIVGQILIFFPTLLYLFAKGFRFQRLRLFFWIAMVPWVFFFFSSFRGAVQGNWPIVAYHAALVLVVASHQSWRHLKYLMGFWFVAELLVVSQWIYPWWKSAPDKLQEVHQIRSHIEETRAYRPLFGGSYQIASILRYYSGEPIYKLRGMSRFDYYDQLEGSKPSSGAFYVLRTTGERIPEWLEEQKPQVRVLHAYPGYELIEVTP; this comes from the coding sequence GTGATTTGGTTCGCCGCTTTCTGGACGATTACGCTCGGACTTAAAATCGGGTTGTCGCTGCTTCTGCCGCTGGCGCCCGACGAAGCCTACTATTGGGTTTGGTCGCAAAATCCGCAGCTTTCGTATTTCGATCATCCCGGCATGGTCGCTTGGCTTTTGAATTTGGGATCGGTTTTCAGCGCGCTCCCCCAAGGCGAACGTATTCCCGCCATCGTCTTGAATCACTCGCTCCTCATTGTCTGGTTTGCGATCCTGCGCCGTCTTTGGACACCCGATCTGACGAAGAAGTGGATGTGGCTCGTGGTCGCATCGCCATTCCTCGGCGTGGGATCCATTCTGGTGACCCCCGATTCGCCGGTTCTTTTTTTCGTCTCGCTGGCCGTTCTTTTCTTCGTCGAACAACAGCGCTCGGGCCGGGCGTACTGGTCCCTGCTTTTGGGTTTGTCGCTCGGGCTCGGATTCTGTTCGAAGTATCACATCGTTCTGCTGGCCCTTTCGATGCTGATCTACGTCGCCCTCGCCCGAAAATGGAAAACGATCCGCGCGCAGGATTGGGCGCTCTTGATCGTCGGCGGCTTGATCGGCTGCGCGCCGGTTCTGATCTGGAACGCGCAGAATGAATTCATGTCCTTCCGCTTTCAATTGAATCATGGCCTCGGAAAAAGCGAATGGCGACCGCATTGGACGGGTGACTACATCGTCGGACAAATTTTGATTTTCTTCCCGACGCTACTTTACCTCTTCGCGAAGGGCTTCCGTTTCCAACGCTTGCGATTGTTCTTTTGGATCGCGATGGTTCCTTGGGTCTTTTTCTTCTTCTCTTCTTTTCGTGGGGCCGTTCAAGGGAACTGGCCCATCGTGGCCTACCACGCGGCGCTGGTCCTGGTCGTCGCCAGCCACCAATCTTGGCGTCATCTGAAGTATCTGATGGGCTTCTGGTTCGTGGCGGAACTTCTCGTCGTCAGTCAATGGATCTATCCCTGGTGGAAGTCGGCGCCCGACAAGCTCCAAGAAGTGCATCAGATTCGCTCCCACATCGAAGAAACGCGCGCCTACCGACCACTTTTCGGCGGCAGCTACCAGATCGCCTCGATCTTGCGTTACTACAGCGGCGAGCCCATCTACAAACTGCGTGGGATGAGCCGCTTTGACTACTACGATCAATTGGAAGGCTCCAAACCCTCTTCGGGTGCGTTCTACGTTCTGCGAACGACTGGCGAGCGCATCCCGGAATGGCTGGAGGAACAAAAACCCCAGGTGCGCGTGCTGCACGCGTATCCGGGCTACGAACTCATCGAGGTGACTCCATGA
- a CDS encoding (2Fe-2S)-binding protein codes for MTRPDSLLQTLLDHKIRIDHSCGGFATCGTCQVVVEKDVEKLPPRDEPEALFAEERGFRPEERLSCQLPCREGLQVSRPHFFKMKKGLE; via the coding sequence GTGACCCGGCCAGATTCGCTCCTGCAAACGCTCTTGGACCACAAGATCCGTATTGACCATAGCTGCGGAGGCTTTGCGACCTGCGGCACCTGCCAAGTCGTTGTGGAAAAGGATGTGGAGAAGCTACCGCCGCGTGACGAGCCCGAGGCGCTCTTTGCCGAGGAAAGAGGCTTCCGGCCCGAAGAGCGCTTGTCCTGCCAACTGCCTTGCCGCGAAGGGCTTCAGGTCAGCCGGCCTCATTTCTTCAAGATGAAAAAGGGATTGGAGTAA